Genomic DNA from Danaus plexippus chromosome 16 unlocalized genomic scaffold, MEX_DaPlex mxdp_23, whole genome shotgun sequence:
GTCTCTAAACGAGCCGATCCCATTTACAAGACACATTAGATACAAACGGTTGAAAGGGCATCGGCCGCTATACAAAGGTCGATTGCCATATCAAcgtttttacattaataattaatgtgtgtgaaaacaatgttttatatgtgaacaaaaatttttatttgttcacaGTTTACTTGATGTTTGTTATTCCTATTAATagagatataatatatgaattgtataaagataattatagTTTACTTTATAGGCTAATTAAATCGgattatactatatatgtgATCgcaagttaatattttttataaggctattaatgaaatgaatagtacttttttttaatataactaactGTATTTTTCAGGTCGATGGTATTGAAGCTCAAGGTGGTTTCCAATACACTGGTGATGATGGTCAGGTGTATTCCATCAGCTATGCTGCTGGTGCCAATGGCTTCCAGCCCCAGGGTGCCCATCTCCCAGTACCTCCCCCCACCCCCGAAGCCATCTTGAAGGCTTTGGAGCAAAACGCACGTGATGAAGCTGCCGGAATCATTGATGACGGTTTGTATTCCAATCACTGAAACAaaactcataaaaataatttatctcatTGAACTATCTGATATTAAGGAAGTCGAATGAGATAATATTGATAGCTAgaagctatttaaataaaaatgttgaatcttatatataaaaatttaaatagaattgtcAGCGTTAAAAAGTAAGCAAAATTGAGTTGTAAATTTACGGGCAGTTTATTAttggaaataataaagttgctatgaattagttttaatatttaaacataaattaaataacaaagtaatttCAAAAGCAAGCACCGTATTACCATTAAATTCATTAGAGGATCGGCCGCAGAAATTTCTAAAGCTCTAGGCGTAACTCATGACCTTTCCCGTGTTACAAAACGCTTTATAATTTGCAGTGTGTGGGAATACATAAACTATTGCAATGCAGTTTGTGGaaatatattgctttttatGTAAAGACGTGAAGATTGCGTGTCACTGTTTATTAGCGACTGATAtcgaatattcaataaatcagAACAACATTATTGAGATTATAAGTCTGATTTGAGAGCTCCTAATTTTTATGCTTAGTCACATAATGTTCGtgttttaaaaggattttatttcatactttcAGGTCAATACAACCCTGGCAAGTACGCGGGCGCTGGTGCCGCAGCCGCCCCAGCCTTTGTTCAGCCTTCATACGCTCGCGCTCAAGCCTCCGCTGGTTTCCGTAAACCTTACAAATTCTAAATCCCAAAATACACCACCCTACTCACATTAAAATGAATCTAGGTTGAATACTCAAAAGTAAAACAAGAGgctaaattaaatcataaaatcgTATGTAATTCAAACtatctgtattatataaatagctttttgtaatcaatgttaacaaataaatattcatgtaaATGGGGTTATAATGATAAGTGATCAACCATACAACATTATGTGATAATTTGTAGTTATATCCAGTGAATggaaatagattatttattctatgaataaaacatttttatgaaaaaaaatttgttatgttaATTTCTTCCCTTGCTACGGATATTAGgacataatatttacttttttaaatagaaagtaacagaaataagtgagaatatatttaaaaattttaatgttttgtcattaaaaaatttctatgacatcctgtaaataatttatcatttgaTAGCTAAATTAACTCTATCAGTGTTGTAAACTAACAAGAACAGTAcatttgtcttatttttttgtttacatttggGTCTTTCCTGGTATCATTCACAAGCACGTTAcgttagtttatattattatttgaaatgtacGGTAGATACTCAtatgtcaaatataaaatgcaatagagttttaaaatcttacaaGGACACATAGAAAGGAGAaggatttaaagaaaaaaaaaaaactttatttctgAATCTCATAGTAAAAGCTTCTTGTTtactaagtaatttttaaatttagaatgcACGCTCTTAATGAtgcttcaatatataattttcaaattttgaaCCGGGAGAGAATAGCTtgaagataattattaatttaggaGCAGTGATATAATTGGTTTGCTAGACTTTGTTtccaatacaattaaattttaggttctgattttaacaaaataaactgattTATTGTAGTaggagatatttttattcagttaaatttaagaatccataacaaattatatcgttgttacaaaatattgagGCGTTAGTGAAATTTGTTATCCAATTTAGGGGAGCTTTTTCTAAAGtttctcataatatatttgccTCTTTAGATTTTAGAGATTTCGATAGGGTAACAAACTTTTAGGTTAGTAGGTCGAAGCTTCGTAATgtttgagaaaaaaatgttacaaattagATAACAATTGCAGATcttcttttcaaaatataataaaatagctgTTGAGAAGCGTACACTTTGGAGAGGTCATTTGTTAGACTTGGACTGCAATATActtattagtaaataatactaaagaaAAGCcatcataaaaatgtaatatagtaCCAGTATTGTAAATCATCGCTTCTGATACCTTGAGtaagacttaaataaattatgtgataTAATACTACAAgtattgcttttataatagtttttagaaAATTCAATGATAAACTATGATTCTAAagccaatatttaaaaaatgaactgcgaagttaaattaaatattatattcatatataagtaGAAGTGGTTTCGTTTCACTTCACCTCGCTTTCttggtaaataattttagctgATTACAACGAAGGGATCAGcttatttaagtaattgttttttaactagaaggtatttttattatattattgacataagtgatgaaaattatactatAGTCGGCAGGTAAAAAATCTTACAAAGCTCTACAAAtagataagtttttttaaagctaaggaatttttgatacaatataaattatatgtcacTCTTAAGACCACTTTGTGGTAAAGTTATGTCGAGTTTAGTAGTCGTAAAGTTTCAAAAATTCAAGTCAAAGTAAGTTAAAATGTACATTAGTTATTGCTTTGTTATTGTcaatattcttataacatttatgaTGTGGGTGTCATAAAAGCGCCTAGTAATTTAAAAGAGACAAAGCTTCGTTATGTTACGTAGCTAGAATAGAAAGTCAAAAGTAGAATATTCAAGAGAAACATCCAAAAAGCTCATCATTGATGcaaagttttgtattttttttaactttattcttGTTAAATGTGAAAGagattatgttaataaaataaaaggaagtAAAAAGAGTAGTTGCCTCCTTATAGCCCCgttgtaaaaattatgttataagttttacgTCGATATGTGTGTGCATGTGTATGTGTATCTGTGTATGATATGGTggataagtacatatatagcTATATCATCTTTTTTCCAAAATTATGTAAGGCATTTTTGGTCTAtgattacttaattaaatactatatactTGCAAGgataatcgttaaatgaaaattaaagctttttctatttgaataatattaagttattaagagTAATACAAAACTTCTGGaagagacaaaaaaatatatacattattagtttttgtagAAGTGACAACAATTATGAAATTGCctaaattgtatgtatattttttaataccaaataattagaaagttttttttttttttttaataaccttaggaaatattttcgtttttatatttgaatgagaattaaattaattttcataaatatattttatttttttaactggtatccatcataataaataataaataaatgaaaaaaaaatactatggtTAACTTCAAgcttgtgttttaaattaagatttttattagagATACTTGTGTATTTAATGAAGTTAAGGATAATGTgagtacattttttaaacatatattttaggtCATATGTTATGGTAACGATGTtaagaaatgttaaattaagaaCAACAGCCAAGGCCAAGACTCAGGGTCAAAAGTGTCGTGAAGGGTACGTTTAAGATTAATTGCCTTAAGTTTCGTAATGTGGATCAAAACTAATTAAAGATCTCATTGTTAATTTAGCGTCATATTTTGAgttaatgtaaatgtattaaacGAAATGTAATCAATActcacaaataattatttcaaaagtgttttcaacattttttatttttagtttctgTGCTAAATATAATTCAGACATTCTTGAGGAAATAGCAAATAAgttctgaaattaatttaaagacagCCTTATATTcgtagatattatttattaatatttttgttataatattaatgtaaaggaCGATGGgaggatataaaataatgcatataaattaaaacatattcaaattatatatatttgctaaaAGATGCAActgatattttgtatttaataaaaaaaaaggttacatcttttgattattttagacatttagataattaataaatgtaaccaGATTTCTCGTCAAATTGCTGTTGGGTGTCCTGTTGGGATGTATACTTGGGAGCTAAGTATTGATGACTGGCTGCACCGAATTGAGGTTGAGGGATGGACCTAGAAGAAGATCCAAAACTCGCAGATCCCAGAGAAGGTAAACTACGAGATGGAAACTGGGAAATACCGTTGTTAGAGGATCCAGGGTGACTGTGGTCTGGTGGGAGGTACTGGTTATAGGTAGCAATTTCAAACGCATTTCTACTCATGCCGTTAAAGCCAGAGACTGGGGCCTCACCAAAACTATTTGATGCGTGTGATGCACTGTGATCAAATGAGTTGATTCTATTGGAACCAAATCTATTAGAAGCGCTGTTTCTAGCAAATCCATTGGAGTTATGGTCGCTTATGCCGACCCGATTGTTCCCTGATCCAAAACTATTCTCACGGTGGCCATTGCTATCAGGAGGAAGATAAGAGCGCTCGAGATGTTCGAGGCGGCCAGCAGACGCAGCGACAACCAGGGCAATGAATacaaactgaaaatattaatacatatttgaaataaattttatatattttagatgttattataaataatttgtgttaCCAATTTCATGATTACTGTTGGTGGCAAGTTGTTGTATCACCAAACAAAGCTCTCATTAAACTGTGATTCTGAGAGACTACTCCATCTTTATATACCAACTGATCTGCTCCTGATGGTGATCATCTCACGAGTGAAGTTACGTCATGATTTGTACAACAGATAATAGGACGATCAGTAAGTTTGGATTAATTAACTTAGTTTTTTCTGTACCGACCTCGAtgtcaaaaattttttgaagGTTCTCTGagtaatcaatattataatgaaagttGTTAGGTGCTATCAGGGATACTCAAGAGGAATCGTGATCCTAATATTGAGTTCGTGAATGGAAAAACATTGATtctatgtatgaaataaataatttgggtGCActcataatgttttttttccgAGCTTGTTACACGAATGGATTCGCCAAATTTAATACGTGAGGATGCAATGAACTTAAGTCACGTAGaagttttttttggtattGAAGGATATGAGAGCATATTGTAGTATGATATGAAgttgtaataactttaaagtattttacgtTTTCAGTCAAGGTAAACGATGTTCAAACTGATCAAGAGAATCTTAAAAACAAACTCATTCTATTCagctgatttaaattaaaaatattatctcattactatgagacgaaacttcttagcattcaatggatcaCCGTGTGAGTGccggtattttattttttagtttcgacttgactgtagctgttagccctaatgGCTTTGACAGCGTCACTGGTAGGGGTGGGTGGCCTCATGGGACCAACCCATTTCATTTCGCGCCCGAAGTGCCCGACGGGGTATACCCGCTTCCcaagggtgcctctaagaggCCGGACCTCGGCTTAGGACGTCGTTGGAGTGGAAGATGAGGGTGCCGGATCCatccatattattataaacgtcttgtaatatttctttaaggtATTAgctaaaatttgatttaatatattttcctaaatTAGATTTCTTTATAAGTTAGGTCTTTGAGCtgtaactaattaatattttttaaagaatttattttcataaattgtaACTGAAAATCGTTTAGCTTAATTTTCtatcatttttttcttcatatataaaaagctaAGAAGATAGACcataaaatgaatatgaaattaaaatatcttacatGGGAATGAAACAGACGAACAAAAGGATTCGTCAAAGCTTAGACCCCTAACgatttagtattatattttatttatgtttttaaaaaattgacaGTCTTCTTCagctctatataaatatagagtattttttttttgacatgtCCTACGATAAAATCCTTTTGTGTTTAATTGTCCTATAATTTTGTCcgtcttgttatttttaatagttgtaGGACTTttagaatatgtttttatacctAGGTCAACTTTtcatcgtcacactacacaTTAAGCGTTTCCTCTTACTCATTTAATGAGCTACACACTACCATGTAAGTCAATTTAACACTGAGAgctttatgaaatttttatatcgaattgtatatttgaaacagattttaaaaacatttgttttctaCTATAGGTACAGTTTTAAATCTGTTAAAGTTTTATACTCTTATAGAGAAACCTTATTCCGTCATGGGATGACATTTATACCAAGAAACAATGATTTAACTGCCAATtgctttgatattaaatttaatatacctcTTTTTACCAATTTAATATACCTCTTTTAACATACCAAAGAGAAAGATTCGAATGATTTCAGAAGTAtcaatgaaattttgttttgagccttcatttttacattatatattcagTTGTAAAAACAAATTCCGTGGCTAATTTATAATGAGTACAGATTTGTCATTACTTGCTAGAATTTTCGGTTATTCTTTATTCGGTTCCATTATCAATAATCTATATGCGGTTAGAATCACACGATCAAAACAAGagaaactattaatttattatatttttgaaaactgtCGAAATCCCAAGCAGACGTGTGTGAAGTTCAATTTGTCTATCTACTTcgattatattcaaatattttttttgttttcgatTCAACTTAGCTCTGTTGTTCCctcatatgtatgttttttacaCGGTGCCCTTTTGTtcctcaaaaaaataataacatcttCTGATGTAAACCCTTtttgaaatcaatatataaaataaaaattaaaaaagccagtcaataaattaataatgtttaagtttcaccaaaatgtttttttttactgct
This window encodes:
- the LOC116772221 gene encoding cuticle protein 3-like; this translates as MQLFIIATAVFGIAAAAYSPYQEQNRPQAQYEKNARIIALESEVKEDSYRYNYETENGIKAQEQGQEVDGIEAQGGFQYTGDDGQVYSISYAAGANGFQPQGAHLPVPPPTPEAILKALEQNARDEAAGIIDDGQYNPGKYAGAGAAAAPAFVQPSYARAQASAGFRKPYKF
- the LOC116771947 gene encoding uncharacterized protein LOC116771947; the protein is MKLFVFIALVVAASAGRLEHLERSYLPPDSNGHRENSFGSGNNRVGISDHNSNGFARNSASNRFGSNRINSFDHSASHASNSFGEAPVSGFNGMSRNAFEIATYNQYLPPDHSHPGSSNNGISQFPSRSLPSLGSASFGSSSRSIPQPQFGAASHQYLAPKYTSQQDTQQQFDEKSGYIY